From a single Ooceraea biroi isolate clonal line C1 chromosome 12, Obir_v5.4, whole genome shotgun sequence genomic region:
- the LOC105283510 gene encoding uncharacterized protein LOC105283510, translated as MNDCAIILPNEEDKWLSFTNYNRKERIPFVVYDDLECILQKTEEDDPKLYQRHQVSSIGYYVRCNYDASLSGYRSRRDTDCIAWFVEQLKDLAHRVKSILSRNVPMVELTQDECEKFNSATHCHICEKPFASDDTRVRDHSHLTGLYRRPAHANCNLNYKDSYTIPIVFHNFSGYDSHFIIKEIATAFEGNVDVLPINKEKYISFTKHVNESDDDKKYRNHVQLRFIDSLRFLNSSLDKLSSFLNKDKLRIVRSEFAHLSTDDFDLLTRKGVFPYEYVDCVEKLEDTRLPPRESFYSSLTGNTVSESDYAHAVSVWQRFIIRTLGEYSDLYLKTDVLLLADVFENFRDSCINSYDLDPTYYYTLPGFTWDAMLKHTRINFELITDIDMVMFVERGIRGGLSQYSHRYAQANNKYVQSYDPSNPSSYLMYFDVNNLYGWAMCQPLPYANFRWVDDVSNFNVNAVTPDLSKGYILEVDLEYPRHLHDAHADLTFCPMRDKPPGSRQDKLLATLHDKKWYVIHYRNLQQCTRHGLRVTKIHRVLEFAQSPWLREYIELNTRFRAAAKNDFEKNLYKLMNNAVFGKTMENVRNHVDVKLLTKWNGRYGAEAMIAKPNFHSRSVFSENLVAIEMHKLEVKFNKPIYVGMCILDISKVCLYEFHHEYMLPLYHDKFKVVYTDTDSLIYHIECEDVYDQMKRDIPRFDTSDYAPDNIYSIPLMNKKVPGLMKDENNGTIMTEFVGLRAKMYALKVDGKKDTKKAKSVKTNVVARTITFDDYMQCLKDRIEMTRDQSRIQSKLHNVYTVRETEIALSPYDDKRYIVPESTNTLPWGYYRVPV; from the coding sequence ATGAATGACTGCGCTATCATTCTGCCAAATGAAGAGGACAAGTGGCTAAGTTTCACCAACTACAACAGGAAGGAGAGAATACCGTTCGTCGTCTACGACGATCTGGAATGTATCCTGCAGAAGACGGAGGAGGACGACCCGAAGCTGTACCAGCGTCACCAGGTATCCAGCATCGGGTATTACGTGCGATGCAATTACGATGCGTCGTTATCCGGATACCGATCCCGTCGCGATACAGACTGCATAGCGTGGTTCGTTgaacaattaaaagatttagcGCATCGCGTGAAATCAATTCTATCGAGAAATGTCCCCATGGTAGAATTAACACAAGATGAgtgtgaaaaatttaatagcgCAACACATTGCCATATCTGTGAGAAACCGTTCGCATCAGACGACACGCGAGTACGCGATCATTCCCATCTCACCGGTCTGTACAGACGTCCCGCGCACGCgaattgcaatttaaattataaagattcCTATACCATTCCGATAGTGTTTCATAATTTCTCAGGCTACGACtcacattttatcattaaagaaaTAGCCACCGCGTTCGAGGGCAATGTTGATGTATTACcaataaacaaagaaaaatatatttcctttacaAAACATGTTAATGAGTCAGATGATGACAAGAAATACCGAAACCATGTGCAATTGCGGTTTATCGATTCGTTAAGATTTCTGAATAGTAGCCTGGATAAATTGTCATCatttttgaataaagataAACTCAGAATCGTACGATCCGAATTTGCGCACCTCTCTACCGATGACTTTGATTTACTTACACGAAAGGGCGTGTTCCCGTACGAGTACGTGGATTGCGTCGAAAAGTTGGAGGATACTCGCCTACCGCCGCGCGAATCGTTTTACAGTTCGCTAACAGGTAATACGGTATCCGagagcgattacgcgcacgcTGTTAGCGTATGGCAACGGTTCATCATTCGAACGCTCGGTGAGTACAGTGATTTATACCTAAAAACGGATGTCTTGTTGTTGGCAGACGTATTCGAAAATTTCCGCGATAGTTGCATCAACAGTTACGATCTTGATCCCACGTATTATTACACTTTGCCCGGTTTTACATGGGACGCGATGCTCAAACatacgcgtataaattttgaactCATTACCGATATCGATATGGTCATGTTCGTAGAACGCGGTATACGCGGTGGTCTGAGCCAATATTCGCACAGGTACGCGCAGGCTAACAATAAGTACGTGCAGTCGTACGATCCATCGAATCCTTCGTCGTATCTCATGTATtttgatgttaataatttatacggatGGGCGATGTGTCAACCACTGCCCTATGCGAACTTTCGTTGGGTCGACGACGTTTCCAATTTCAACGTGAACGCTGTCACTCCCGATTTATCAAAAGGATACATACTCGAAGTCGATCTCGAGTATCCGCGGCATCTCCATGACGCACACGCCGACCTAACGTTCTGTCCGATGCGTGATAAGCCGCCGGGCAGTCGGCAGGATAAGTTGCTCGCAACGTTACACGATAAGAAGTGGTACGTCATCCATTACCGCAACTTGCAACAGTGTACGCGCCACGGTCTTCGCGTCACAAAAATTCATCGCGTATTAGAATTTGCACAATCTCCATGGCTCCGCGAGTACATCGAGTTGAATACGCGATTTAGGGCAGCAGCTAAAaacgatttcgaaaaaaatttgtacaaattaatgaataacGCGGTATTTGGAAAAACCATGGAGAACGTGCGCAATCACGTAGACGTTAAGCTGTTAACGAAATGGAACGGAAGGTATGGTGCTGAAGCAATGATCGCTAAACCGAATTTCCATAGTCGCAGCGTCTTTTCGGAAAacctggtcgcgatcgaaatgcATAAGCTCGAGGTGAAATTCAACAAACCGATATACGTGGGTATGTGCATCCTCGACATATCCAAGGTCTGTTTGTATGAGTTTCACCACGAGTACATGTTACCTCTTTATCATGATAAATTCAAAGTTGTGTATACTGACACCGATAGTTTAATTTACCATATCGAGTGCGAGGACGTGTACGATCAAATGAAACGCGACATTCCGAGATTCGATACAAGCGATTACGCGCCCGACAACATTTATAGTATTCCGCTCATGAACAAAAAAGTGCCAGGTTTAATGAAAGACGAGAACAATGGTACGATAATGACCGAATTCGTTGGACTTAGAGCGAAAATGTATGCTTTGAAGGTAGACggtaaaaaagatacgaagaAAGCGAAAAGTGTTAAGACTAATGTAGTCGCACGAACAATAACGTTTGACGATTACATGCAATGTTTGAAAGATCGCATAGAAATGACTCGAGATCAATCCCGTATACAGTCAAAGCTGCATAACGTGTACACCGTTCGCGAGACGGAAATCGCTCTGAGTCCGTATGACGATAAACGATACATCGTACCCGAGTCTACAAACACCTTACCGTGGGGATATTACCGCGTACcggtataa